TGCTCTGATGGCACGCTAGGTTTATATTCTGTACTAATATTTTGAACTGCATACTGGTAGCTTAAATTACGTGCTACACTCGACAAGTAAAGCTCGGCACTAGTCAGTTCGGTACTTTTTAAGCGTTGATCATTAACGTCTTCATTAGCCACCGAAACATCAAGCTCAATCCACTCATAATGTGCCAGCTCCAACATAAATGGGTAATCGTACTCTTGCATTGTATAGCCGTTCGATAAGTAATTAATAAACTCCCCTGCAATATCTAAAAAATAAGGCGACTTACAGTCGTGCTCATTAAAAAATGTTCTTACTAATTTTTGCCATTGCTGCTGTGTGTATAACGTTTTGAGTACCGGAAAACCAGATGAAATAAACCCGGCAATATTGTTAAAAAATAAATCGCGGTAAATCGCCATGCGCCTATCTTCGATATCTTTAGGCTTTTGGTTGAGCTGAGGCTCACGAATGTGCGCCATAAATTCGTTTTGCGTGTCAATAAAGTTCATTTACCTTCCTTATTTACGCTGTTTGCTGAGTAAGCGTTGAACTTGCGTTTTTATTTTGTAAATCGTGAATAATATCAAGCTCTTTTGTTAGTGTATTTATGCTTGGAATATTAAAGTCACGCTCCAATAAGGTAGGAAACACCCCATGCGCTTGGTATGCTTTATCAAGCAAGTCCCAAACGGGGTCTATAACATCAGCGCCATGGGTATCAACAATTAAATCATCGGCTTCATTGTAGTGACCTGCTACGTGCCCATATGCAATTCTGTTTGTAGGTAGCCCTAATAAAAACGCATCTGCATTGTAACCATGATTAATTGAATTAACATAAATATTATTTACATCAAGTAGTAGTTTACAATCAGCTTGCTCTAAAATCGCATTAGTAAATTCAAGCTCAGATAACTGCTGGCCAGGCGCTGCATAATAAGAGACATTTTCGATGGCTATTTGGCGCTCTAAAATATCTTGCACTTGTTTGATCCGAGGTACAACGTGTGCAATGGCATCTTCAGTAAAAGGGATTGGCATTAAATCGTACATATGTCCTTTACCCGAGCAGTAACTAAGGTGTTCACTAAATAGTTTAATATTGTGTTGATCAAAAAACGTTTTTAGCGATTTAACAAAGTCAATATCAAGAGGTTCAGGCGAACCGATAGAAAGCGATAAACCATGGCAAACAAAATTATTGGCGTCAGTTAATGTTTTAAATTGTTTTTTAAAGCGGCCTCCTAGCTTAAGCCAGTTTTCAGGCGCCACTTCCATAAAATCAATTTGCTTGGGTATATGCACTAGTAATTCATCAAGCATCTCTCGACGAAGGCCTAAGCCAACCATCCCAAATGCTGAGTTTTGTGAAGCTTTCATCATTATCTCCTAAAACAAAAAGGGCCTTTTGGCCCTTTAGCATAACGTATATCTGAGTAACTCAGGTAGTTAAGTCAGCGTGTTATTGGCCACCACATTTACCTTCGCCGCACTTACCTTCTTTTTTACCTTTTGCGTCGCCACCACATTTGCCTTCGCCGCATTTACCTTCTTTTTTACCTTTTGCGTCGCCGCCACATTTGCCTTCGCCGCATTTACCTTCTTTTTTACCCTTTGCGTCGCCGCCACATTTGCCTTCGCCGCATTTACCTTCTTTTTTACCTTTTGCGTCGCCGCCACATTTACCTTCGCCGCATTTACCTTCTTTTTTACCTTTTGCGTCGCCGCCACATTTGCCTTCGCCGCATTTACCTTCTTTTTTACCTTTTGCGTCGCCGCCACATTTACCTTCACCGCATTTACCTTCTGCAGCATCAAGTTGATAACCCGTCACTAGCTGTTGGAATTCAAATGGGTTTGCTTGTGCATCTGCAGAGGCAAAACTTGCAGAGCCAACAACTACTGCACCTAAGGTTAACGCGATTGAATTTTTCTTTACTGTGTTCATTGTATGACTCTCTTATATAAGTATTAAAATAATGCAAGCTAATTATTGTCAATTATGCGTTGCTTGTATGATTAAATAGACCTGATAGAAAATAAAAACTTTCATTTATTTTCATTTTTTTTACTTTTAAATTTGTACAAACAAATATGGACTGTAATTTAGGTTTTATCAAACCATACTTTGCAGGTACACTACGCACCCGTTTTTCAATAAACATACTTTATGAAACTTGTTTTAGCGCCTATGGAAGGTGTTGTTGATTTTAAAATGCGCCAACTTCTTACTAATATTGGTGGCTTTGACCTATGCGTAACTGAATTTGTTAGAGTAATTGATAAACGTTTACCGGCTAAAGTTTTTCATCGCTATTGCCCTGAGCTCAATAATGATGGTTTAACAAAAGCTGGGACTCCTGTGCGCATACAGTTGTTAGGGCAAGTGGCAGACGTATTAGCAGAAAATGCGGTTAGAGCTATCGAATTAGGCTCTCACGGTATAGATCTTAATTTTGGCTGCCCTGCAAAAACAGTAAATAAAAGTCGTGGTGGTGCTGTACTGCTAAAAGACCCTGATCATATGTATAACATAATCAAAGCGGTAAGGGATGCGGTAGATAGTAAACAACAAGTAAGCGCTAAAATACGCTTAGGCTTTGATGATGATAGCAATAGCCAAGAGATTGTAGATGCAGTTGTAAGCGCCGGCGCAGATAGTATTGCAATACATGCCCGTACCAAGCGTGACGGTTATAACCCTCCTGCATATTGGGAAAAAATACCTCCGCTAATAAAAGGTAAAAACATAGCAGTGGTTGCCAACGGTGAAATTTGGCAAGTAGAAGATGCGCTACTTTGCCAAACACGCAGCCAGTGTAGCGATTTAATGCTAGGGCGCGGTGCGCTTTCTCACCCTGATTTAGCGAAAAAAATTAAAGCTCATGTTAATAATGAACAATACAATGGCCTAGAGTGGGAACATATAATTTATCATTTAATTCATTCTGCTATTCATCAAGACCCCACACAAGATGAAAAATATTTTGCCTCGCGAACTAAACAATGGCTTGGCTATCTTAAACGCCAATACCCACAAGCAAATGTACTCTTTGATGAAATAAGACGTCTTAAAGTAAAAAGTGATGTAGCCGAGGTTTTAAAAAAATATGCTAAGTCTCCGCAACTTGATTCAAATCATAACGTATAAGCAGCACAGCTCAGATAATACAGGTATAACGAAACGCTAAATAAAGGTTATACCAACATGCTTTATCAGCAACAACTGCACAGTGAAGTAGCACACGTTAAATCAACAATATTAGCAATGTTGAGCCAATCTGCACACCCTGCCCATCTTAAGCTACATGACGTTATACTGACTAGCCTGCATAATGAATGGCTTGACACAGCCACGCACAACTTAGGTGCCGAATATCAAACCTTAGTAAATAGACTAACAGAATTAGAAGCGGCAATCAGCCAAATTGAAATTGGCCAATACGGCTATTGTTGCGATTGTGAAGAAGCAATCTCAGAGCAGTTACTTAAACAAGACCCTGCAACACAACGTTGTGAAATGTGCGCTAAGCGCACATAAGCTATTAAAGTGTTAAGAGTTGCTCGGCAAAACTAAAAGCGAGTGCAGGGTAAAGTACACTATCTTCAACCAAATATTGGGCGTTGCGCTCTGAAATAGCTAATCGTTTTACTAAGTTCACTTTTGCCTGAGATAAAGTCCATGCATGGTAGTGTATACCCACATCGGTCTCCATCAGCGCAAGCATTAGCCTCTTATCTTCTGGACTTAGCTGGCTATTTTTAGCCATAGCTGGCAATAGCATGTAATCAGTTTGCCAATCAATCCCTTTTATTTTAGGCGCCTTGCTTAAATATTGGCTAATAAACGAAGTATGATGGGTCATGCTGTAGTTCAAATTAGGTGCCGTGTATGAATCACTGTGAATGTGCTGATTAATAATATCAACCCATTGCAGCGGTGACTTAACTGCCCCACTGAAGTAATTTAGTTTACTTTGATACCATTCACTGCCATTAGCAAGCCCTCTTAAACCAATGCTTCCCCTTGGTTTGTACTTGGCCAAGTAATCATTAAACTCTGCAATCTGGGCTTTTAAATCGTTTGCGCTAGCGTGTTTTAATAGTGATGTTTTTAAGTACCCCTGTAAAAGATTTAATTCAACCTTGTTCAATCTTAAATTGCTTTGCAGCGCACTGTCTAATTGATCTTGTGTAAACTTAAGCCACTCAATGACCTCGCTAGACTGAGTACTTTGCATTTGCGCTGAGAATAAGTTGTCTAACACATTGACTTGGGCAGGCCAGCTAAAAAACCGCTCAGGAAAACGCTCAGCAATAATTAAGTAATTTAGCTGCTGCGTTTGCGCGTTTGAAAGTGTCATCGCTTGTAGGCGCTGATACATCTGGTGACGAAGAGATAAATATGCTGAGGAAAAAGGCAATACCTGTTCAGTGGATACACGTGTAGTGCCCGCAGGTTTTAGCGCGGTGTTTAAACTTTTGATGCTTAGTTGTGCAGCATCATAAGATTCAAAAGGCAATGGTTGTTTTGAGCAGGCAACCAAAAACAGACTAAATAGAACAGAAAAAAGGTGCATTTTCTTCATTATAGATTCCAATAAAAAAAGCCCCAAAGGGGCTTTTTATATAATTGCTAAAACAAATTAAAGTTAAATTTTAACACCGTTGCGAGCGGCTTTATCTTTAATAAATGTTGACCAACCTTTAGCAAACTTACGTGTGCGCGGGTCGTCCATTGCTTTAGTAATAGCAGCATAAGCTTGCTTGTATTTAGCTTGGTAGTAGTACGCTTCTGCTAAATCTGAATAAATTGTGCCCTTTTTGTCAGAGCCAAGCTCTAACGCTTTGTTCAAACGAACAACAGCAGCACTAAAGTTCTCAGATTGTAAAAGTAACGAACCTGCTTTGCGGTAAAGCTCTGCATCGTCGTCAAATTTAGCAGCTTCTTCGTAGTACTTAGCAGCTTTTTCGATGTCTTTAGAACGGTGGTAGTTACTAGCAATTGCGTTAACATTTTGCTTAGTACGCTTAACTTTGTCTTCTTTAATTGCATTTTCAAGGGTTTTAGCCGCTTTAAATGGAATTTCGTTTAAAGAGTAAAAGTTAGAAAGTACTTTGTAATCTACTTCCGCTTCAAAATAGCCATTTTTGAATGCTACTTCCATGGTCGCTAAACCTTTAGAGTAGTCTTCGGTTTGTAGGTAGTATTTACCTAAACTAACCCAGGCTTTTTTGTCATCTGGCCAAACTCTAACAATTTCTTCACCAATTTTCACCATGTTGGAGTAATCTTTAAGTTCAAAGTAAGAACCTAATTTTAATTGGTAAGGGGCCTTATTAGGCTCCTTTTGTAAAGAGATTGCTTTGTCTGCAGGTTCAAAAACATCACGAAACTGACCTAACTGATAGTTAGCTTGTGCAATACGAGTGTACACTTTAGGGTCTTCTTCGCCGGTGAAGTCCATCCAAGCTGTATAAGCTTTTTTGGCTTCTTGGAACTTTTCAGTACCTGCGTATAAATCACCTAATAGCTTTAAAGTTTGCTCGTGATCTGCGAAGTTTAAAATATCAGGGGCAACAGCTTGTCTAGAGTATTTAATCGCTTCATCGTACTTCTCTTTTTGCGCGTACATGCTACCTAAGTAACGATTTACAGTCGCTTTATCGAAGTCGTTAGATGCGTCAATCTCTTTTAACAAGGCAATTGCTTCATCAACTTTGTCTTCATTGTACAAGTCAAACGCTTTAATTACCTTTTTACCAGTACGCTCGCCCATGATTTTAGTCTTGGCTTTCTTACGCTCTTCAATTTTAGCGTAATCTGGCGCTGCTAATACAGGTGCAGTAATAGCTGCACCTGACACAGACATAAGAATTGCAAGAGCAGTTACTTTAGATAAATTTCTCATTACTCGCCTCCTTAGCCTTGGTTAAGTTTAAAGTCTAGTTGAACTTGTAAACCAACTTGTTTCTGTGGTTTACCGTCAATAATTTTAGGACGGTATTTCCACTTGCGCAGTGCACGTTTAGCTTCACGGTCAAAGATACGTTTTGGTTCTGCGTCAATAACTTCAACGTCAGTTACGCCACCTAACTCATCAATTGTGAACGAAAGTTGTACCCAACCTTCTTTGCCATCACGCGCTGCTTGCGTTGGATATTTTGGTTCAATACGAACGATAGGTGTCGCA
The genomic region above belongs to Pseudoalteromonas sp. MM1 and contains:
- a CDS encoding DUF2063 domain-containing protein: MNFIDTQNEFMAHIREPQLNQKPKDIEDRRMAIYRDLFFNNIAGFISSGFPVLKTLYTQQQWQKLVRTFFNEHDCKSPYFLDIAGEFINYLSNGYTMQEYDYPFMLELAHYEWIELDVSVANEDVNDQRLKSTELTSAELYLSSVARNLSYQYAVQNISTEYKPSVPSEQPNYFVVYRDNNDDVQFLATNAMTALLLSIIESNTGIDFESVCQQVLAHAPNFTQQQIAHGALSTLNAMCERGIIVTKNQH
- a CDS encoding DUF692 domain-containing protein gives rise to the protein MVGLGLRREMLDELLVHIPKQIDFMEVAPENWLKLGGRFKKQFKTLTDANNFVCHGLSLSIGSPEPLDIDFVKSLKTFFDQHNIKLFSEHLSYCSGKGHMYDLMPIPFTEDAIAHVVPRIKQVQDILERQIAIENVSYYAAPGQQLSELEFTNAILEQADCKLLLDVNNIYVNSINHGYNADAFLLGLPTNRIAYGHVAGHYNEADDLIVDTHGADVIDPVWDLLDKAYQAHGVFPTLLERDFNIPSINTLTKELDIIHDLQNKNASSTLTQQTA
- a CDS encoding tRNA-dihydrouridine synthase, with the protein product MKLVLAPMEGVVDFKMRQLLTNIGGFDLCVTEFVRVIDKRLPAKVFHRYCPELNNDGLTKAGTPVRIQLLGQVADVLAENAVRAIELGSHGIDLNFGCPAKTVNKSRGGAVLLKDPDHMYNIIKAVRDAVDSKQQVSAKIRLGFDDDSNSQEIVDAVVSAGADSIAIHARTKRDGYNPPAYWEKIPPLIKGKNIAVVANGEIWQVEDALLCQTRSQCSDLMLGRGALSHPDLAKKIKAHVNNEQYNGLEWEHIIYHLIHSAIHQDPTQDEKYFASRTKQWLGYLKRQYPQANVLFDEIRRLKVKSDVAEVLKKYAKSPQLDSNHNV
- a CDS encoding TraR/DksA C4-type zinc finger protein; the protein is MLYQQQLHSEVAHVKSTILAMLSQSAHPAHLKLHDVILTSLHNEWLDTATHNLGAEYQTLVNRLTELEAAISQIEIGQYGYCCDCEEAISEQLLKQDPATQRCEMCAKRT